Genomic window (Arachis hypogaea cultivar Tifrunner chromosome 13, arahy.Tifrunner.gnm2.J5K5, whole genome shotgun sequence):
GAAATTTGTGTGATTTGTAATAGCTGTATGAATGCCTAAAATGAAACACATGGTTTAAAATTAAACACAATCACAAAACATCAATGAACAAGAGTATCCGGTCTAAGTGTTGAGCTATGGCATAGCCAAAATAAGTTTATGCGGAGTGCACTGGCTTTCATGACTCATTATTGTTATGCAGTAATTCATTTAATAATTTGTTAGATGCAGAATCCAACATCTTTTTTGTTGCACGTGTAGTATATGTCCGGATTTTGTGTACGGAACCTTTATCTTGTTACGTTATAACCAACATTTTAATCATAACGATATGGATCCCAACATAATTAAGATATTCAAAGTTGTATGCATCATTTTGATACTGATAAGTGAtcaacacaagaataaaattcttatggtgttttttttttatcttttttggtCAGATAGATTCTTCTTCTTTAAAATCAAGACTATgatatttatttttctcaatagCGACAAGATATCATGTCAAATAAATTGCTTATAAagcctagtttacttccttttgaGTTCCCTAGTGAATACATGAGCTTACCAGTTACCACATCCTACTACACCTCTTTCTTCACTATTTATAGAGGTCTAGTAATCACTGAAATTACATTCCCTTTAAGCTTATTAACTTGGTGAGGCCAAAAGTAATAGCCATAGCCAACCAACCTCCAATCAGAACTCTGATACAAGACCTTCTCACTGGAGTTTTTCCAAGCACTGCTCCTACCCCTCCAAATACCAACAATGCCAAGCTAGACACAGCAGCAACAACTCCAACCCTGATCTTATACTCTCTTATAAACACTGCTGCTATCAGTGGCACCGCTGCACCAACAGAAAATGCGACTGCAGACGCTATCGCAGCTTGAAAAGGATTCGGCAGCCTCTCCTCTTCACTACCACCTTCTCTTGTCTCCAATTCATTGTTGAGTTccctttctctttttatttgagcTACTTCTATGTCTAGTTGCGTGTAGACAGAGACAAATTCTCCAATTGCCATGCTGCATGCTCCGGCTATTAGCCCCGCGAATCCGGCTAGGAGCATGGCTGCAATGTCCTTGTTCACAGCTCCAACACCCATCATGAGTGATGCCACTGACACAAGTCCATCATTGGCTC
Coding sequences:
- the LOC112792287 gene encoding vacuolar iron transporter homolog 4-like translates to MAASLDTQNKNEMPVKHVVIHMHGTSDAEAEKATQGTEGNNNTTDYSQRAQWLRAAVLGANDGLVSVASLMMGVGAVNKDIAAMLLAGFAGLIAGACSMAIGEFVSVYTQLDIEVAQIKRERELNNELETREGGSEEERLPNPFQAAIASAVAFSVGAAVPLIAAVFIREYKIRVGVVAAVSSLALLVFGGVGAVLGKTPVRRSCIRVLIGGWLAMAITFGLTKLISLKGM